In the Candidatus Delongbacteria bacterium genome, GTCGGCGGGTGCCGAAACCACTGCTGATGCGGCGGTAGTTCAGCGGCGAACGCAGGAACTGCTTCTGCAGGGACTGCCCGTTCTGATTGAAGTATCCCGGTGTATCACCCAGCTCGCTGTAGATCGCACGCAGATCGGTTCCCTTCTGCTGGAAACGGGCGGCCAGGATGCGTCCGGAGCGGCTGCGGCTCTCCGGGAGCCAGCCGCCTTCATAGAGTTCTTCCTCCCAGACCAGCCAGAAACGGTCGCCGCTGCGGATATCCGTCAGGAAGTCCACGTCCCATTGGAAGATCTCCACGAAGTTCATCACGGCGGCCGGATCACCGCCCGCATTGATCAGAGCGTCCCACAGATTGTCCTGGATGGTGCCCTCGGCCATGCACAACACGCGCTGTCGATCCAGGCTGTCCAGCAGGACATGGCCGCCCTCGAGGGGCATCCGGTAGCGACGATCGAGGCCGTTCTGGATGTTCAGCCAACGCTCACCGCGCTCGTCCTGGAGCAGGTTCCATTTCTGGCCCGCCTGCAACAGGCGCGGATTGCCCACATCACGGAAACTGTCGCACAGACCGGCGATGCGATCCTGGGGCACCTCCAGCTGCAACAGCAGATTCTCCAGGGTCTGGCCATCGGCGAACTGTCCTTCCTGGAGCATGCCCGCGCGCGGGATCCAGCCGTAGCCGGCCTCGGCGATCTCTTTCGGGAGGGGTCCCGCTTGCAGCAGGACCACGAACAGCAGCAGGAATCCCCATGTGGACATGCCATGGCGCAGGAAAGTCATCGGCGGGCTCCCGTTTGGACCAGTTGGGCGAACAAGGTTTCGAAGGCATCGATCCGGTTTCCCCAGCCGTGTGCACGACGGGCTTCTTCCAGGGCGGCGGCTCCGATTCGCGCGCGCAATTCCGGATCGGCGGCCAGGCGCAGGATGCCCTCCAGCAGTCCCTGGCGCCCGTGGTACAGCACGCAGTTTCCACCGTCGCGCATCACTTCGCGCACGGCAGGGGTGTCCTCGATCAGGCTGGCCATGCCCATGGCCATGTACTCGAAGACCTTCATGGGAAAGCCGATGTCCGACCAGTCGTCACTGTAACAGAAATCCATGCCCGCCATTTCGTGCGCCAAGCGTTCGTGGGGCACAAAACCGCGGAAGGTGATCCGCCCCGCCAGTCCCGGGGCCTCGCTGGCCCGGCGATAGTGTTCGCCCCAGGGGCCATCGCCCACCACGAGCAGAGTCAGTGCGGGCACCCGTGCGAATGCGTCGGGCAGCACGGCAAACAGGTCATCCAGACGCGCATTGCTCAGCTTGCCCACGAAGCCCAGGACCAGAGCC is a window encoding:
- a CDS encoding M23 family metallopeptidase, encoding MTFLRHGMSTWGFLLLFVVLLQAGPLPKEIAEAGYGWIPRAGMLQEGQFADGQTLENLLLQLEVPQDRIAGLCDSFRDVGNPRLLQAGQKWNLLQDERGERWLNIQNGLDRRYRMPLEGGHVLLDSLDRQRVLCMAEGTIQDNLWDALINAGGDPAAVMNFVEIFQWDVDFLTDIRSGDRFWLVWEEELYEGGWLPESRSRSGRILAARFQQKGTDLRAIYSELGDTPGYFNQNGQSLQKQFLRSPLNYRRISSGFGTRRHPIARKVRLHKGVDYAAASGTPVVSSASGTVEYAGWQKGYGNVVRIKHNNRFTTLYGHLKGFAKGIRKGVRVEQNQLIAYVGATGLATGPHLHYEMIEHGRSIDPFSLKNATIDPIDASRMAHFQDDFRRCFPLSRDQDWRTARQQADAGPDS